One window of Bacillus sp. THAF10 genomic DNA carries:
- the dnaB gene encoding replicative DNA helicase: MNDLFTERIPPQNIEAEQAVIGAIFLEPQALTLAAELVMPDDFYRASHQKIFDCMLNLSDRGEPVDLVTVTSELANLKLLEEVGGVSYLSDIAGSVPTAANIEYYAKIVEEKSILRRLIRTATNIAQEGYTREDEVAGLLNEAEKQILEVSQRKNSGVFQNIKDVLVKTYDNIETLHNRKGEITGIETGFTELDRMTAGFQRNDLIIIAARPSVGKTAFALNIAQNVATKARENVAIFSLEMGAEQLVMRMLCAEGNINAQNLRTGQLTAEDWSKLTMAMGSLSNAGIYIDDTPGIRVSEIRSKCRRLKQESGLGMILIDYLQLIQGSGRGGGENRQQEVSEISRSLKALARELEVPVIALSQLSRGVEQRQDKRPMMSDIRESGSIEQDADIVGFLYRDDYYDKESENKNIIEIILAKQRNGPVGTVSLAFVKEYNKFVNLERRFDDESVPPGA; the protein is encoded by the coding sequence ATGAATGATTTGTTTACAGAAAGAATACCACCGCAAAATATTGAAGCAGAACAAGCAGTAATCGGAGCCATTTTTCTGGAGCCACAAGCGCTAACACTGGCAGCTGAGCTAGTCATGCCAGATGACTTTTACCGTGCATCTCACCAAAAAATCTTCGACTGCATGTTAAACCTATCGGACCGCGGCGAGCCTGTCGACCTTGTAACCGTCACTTCAGAGCTTGCAAACCTAAAGCTCCTTGAGGAAGTCGGCGGCGTTTCCTACTTGAGTGACATTGCCGGCTCGGTCCCTACAGCAGCCAATATCGAATACTACGCGAAAATCGTCGAAGAAAAATCGATTCTCCGTCGCCTCATTCGCACAGCAACCAATATCGCCCAAGAAGGCTACACCCGTGAAGACGAAGTAGCAGGCCTTCTAAATGAAGCGGAAAAGCAGATTCTAGAAGTGTCCCAGCGAAAAAACTCCGGTGTGTTCCAAAACATTAAAGATGTACTCGTCAAAACCTACGATAACATCGAAACCCTTCATAACCGTAAGGGAGAAATCACCGGTATCGAAACAGGCTTCACGGAGCTAGACCGAATGACCGCGGGCTTTCAGCGAAACGATCTCATCATCATTGCTGCCCGTCCTTCCGTGGGAAAAACGGCGTTCGCCCTAAATATCGCCCAAAACGTTGCCACGAAAGCTCGTGAAAATGTTGCCATCTTCAGTCTCGAGATGGGAGCAGAGCAGCTTGTCATGCGTATGCTTTGTGCCGAGGGCAATATTAACGCCCAAAACCTTCGTACAGGTCAGCTCACCGCAGAAGACTGGAGCAAGCTGACGATGGCGATGGGAAGCCTGTCTAATGCGGGCATCTACATCGACGACACACCTGGTATCCGCGTGAGTGAAATTCGCTCCAAATGCCGTCGCTTGAAGCAGGAAAGTGGACTAGGAATGATCCTGATTGACTACCTTCAACTTATCCAAGGTAGCGGTCGTGGCGGTGGCGAAAACCGTCAGCAGGAGGTTTCCGAAATCTCCCGTTCCCTAAAAGCACTAGCAAGGGAACTAGAAGTCCCAGTTATCGCCCTGTCCCAGTTATCTCGTGGTGTAGAGCAACGTCAAGACAAGCGCCCAATGATGTCTGACATTCGTGAATCCGGAAGTATCGAGCAGGATGCCGACATCGTAGGCTTCCTCTACCGTGATGATTACTACGACAAAGAATCCGAAAACAAAAACATCATTGAAATCATTCTAGCCAAGCAACGTAACGGCCCAGTTGGAACGGTCTCGCTCGCATTCGTAAAAGAATACAACAAATTCGTCAACCTAGAACGACGATTTGATGATGAATCCGTCCCTCCAGGGGCATAA
- the rplI gene encoding 50S ribosomal protein L9 → MRVIFLKDVKGKGKKGEVKNVADGYAHNFLLKQGLAMEASSGNLKSLEAQKNKEAKEAEQELENAKKLKETLEKLTLEFQTKAGEGGRLFGSITTKQIAEELQKKHKIKIDKRKMELNDAIRALGYTNVPVKLHTEVTATLKVHVTEQN, encoded by the coding sequence ATGAGGGTAATATTTTTAAAAGATGTAAAAGGAAAAGGAAAAAAAGGGGAAGTAAAAAACGTAGCGGACGGCTATGCCCATAATTTTCTACTAAAACAAGGGTTGGCGATGGAAGCATCAAGTGGTAACCTTAAATCATTGGAAGCTCAAAAAAACAAAGAAGCAAAAGAAGCAGAACAAGAGCTCGAAAATGCTAAAAAACTTAAAGAAACACTAGAAAAGCTTACCCTGGAGTTCCAAACAAAAGCAGGGGAAGGCGGCCGATTATTCGGTTCCATCACCACCAAACAAATTGCTGAAGAGCTTCAAAAGAAGCATAAAATAAAGATCGATAAACGCAAAATGGAACTAAACGATGCCATCCGCGCATTAGGCTACACCAACGTACCCGTAAAACTGCACACAGAAGTTACCGCAACCCTAAAGGTTCACGTAACCGAACAGAACTAA
- a CDS encoding DHH family phosphoesterase, which yields MPNYFEKLNLRYPVYLLFVIALIQLGIIVFFQWQIGIVSFLLLGLVVYLYIKVEQKAKKEMEAYISTLSYRLKKVGEEALMEMPIGIMLYNDDYQIEWTNPFLASCFHEETLVGRSLYDVGENLIPFLKQEIETESISLHDRKYKVVIKKAERLLYFFDITEQTHIEKLYEDERTVLGIIFLDNYDEVTQGMDDQTKSSINSQVTSIINKWAMENGLFLKRTSTERFIVVLNEHILIQLEKSKFSILDEVREQTSKQNIPLTLSVGIGTGVPSLPELGHLAQSSLDLALGRGGDQVAIKQTNGKVRFYGGKTNPMEKRTRVRARVISHALKELVHESDKVIIMGHRYPDMDALGAAIGIAKVAELNQKDAYIVLNQNEMDAGIHRLLEELKGHEELWKKFVSPEEALEMASNDTLLVVVDTHKPSLVIEEKLLHKIENVVVIDHHRRGEDFIEDPLLVYMEPYASSTAELVTELLQYQPKRIKITMLEATALLAGIIVDTKSFTVRTGSRTFDAASYLRSQGADTILVQKLLKENLDQFVKRAKLIESAYLYRDGIVIAKGVPEEIFDQVMIAQAADTLLAMSDINTSFVIAHRSDNQVSISARSLGDVNVQVVMESLGGGGHLTNAATQLNTTLEEAEVELKQAITEYLEGGSKE from the coding sequence ATGCCTAATTATTTTGAAAAACTTAATTTGCGTTATCCCGTGTATTTGCTTTTTGTGATTGCCTTAATACAACTAGGGATCATTGTGTTTTTCCAATGGCAAATTGGGATAGTAAGCTTTCTGCTCCTAGGCTTGGTTGTTTATCTCTACATCAAGGTCGAACAAAAAGCGAAAAAAGAAATGGAAGCATACATATCCACCCTGTCCTACCGCTTAAAAAAGGTAGGAGAAGAAGCACTAATGGAAATGCCAATTGGAATTATGCTGTACAATGACGACTACCAAATAGAATGGACAAACCCCTTTTTGGCCTCCTGCTTTCACGAGGAAACGCTTGTAGGAAGATCCCTCTATGATGTTGGCGAAAACTTAATTCCATTTTTAAAGCAAGAAATTGAAACAGAGTCCATCTCGCTTCACGACCGAAAGTATAAAGTGGTCATTAAAAAGGCAGAGAGACTTCTTTACTTTTTTGATATTACCGAACAAACGCATATCGAAAAATTGTACGAGGATGAGCGCACCGTACTCGGCATTATTTTTCTAGATAATTATGATGAAGTAACGCAAGGAATGGACGACCAAACGAAAAGCTCCATTAACAGCCAGGTTACCTCCATCATCAATAAATGGGCAATGGAAAATGGCCTATTCTTAAAAAGAACATCAACCGAGCGCTTTATTGTCGTCTTAAATGAACACATCCTTATTCAACTGGAAAAAAGTAAGTTTTCTATCCTCGATGAGGTACGTGAACAAACATCAAAACAAAACATTCCGTTAACGTTAAGTGTAGGGATTGGTACAGGGGTGCCGTCGCTGCCTGAGCTTGGTCACCTAGCACAATCAAGCCTTGACCTTGCCTTAGGACGAGGGGGAGACCAAGTAGCGATTAAACAAACGAACGGTAAGGTCCGTTTCTACGGTGGCAAAACCAATCCGATGGAAAAACGTACCCGCGTCCGTGCCCGCGTCATCTCCCATGCGCTAAAGGAGCTTGTCCATGAAAGTGACAAGGTAATCATTATGGGACACCGCTATCCGGATATGGACGCGCTTGGAGCGGCAATCGGCATTGCCAAAGTAGCAGAATTAAACCAAAAGGATGCCTACATCGTCCTCAACCAAAATGAAATGGACGCTGGTATTCACCGTCTTTTAGAAGAACTAAAAGGCCATGAAGAGCTTTGGAAAAAATTTGTTTCCCCAGAGGAAGCACTAGAAATGGCAAGCAATGACACGCTGTTAGTGGTAGTCGACACGCACAAACCATCACTTGTGATTGAAGAAAAGCTGCTTCATAAAATAGAAAATGTGGTCGTCATTGACCATCACCGTCGTGGAGAGGACTTCATTGAAGACCCACTACTTGTCTATATGGAGCCTTACGCATCCTCCACCGCAGAGCTTGTCACTGAGCTTCTGCAGTATCAGCCAAAGCGCATCAAAATCACGATGCTTGAAGCAACCGCCCTGCTTGCTGGTATAATAGTAGATACAAAAAGCTTCACAGTCCGAACAGGATCGCGTACCTTTGATGCAGCGTCCTATCTACGCTCACAAGGCGCAGATACCATTCTTGTACAAAAGCTATTAAAAGAAAATCTCGACCAATTTGTAAAAAGAGCCAAGCTCATTGAGAGTGCTTATTTATATCGAGATGGCATTGTTATTGCCAAAGGAGTGCCAGAAGAGATTTTTGACCAAGTCATGATTGCCCAGGCAGCCGATACGCTGCTCGCCATGAGTGACATCAACACATCCTTCGTAATCGCACACCGAAGTGACAACCAGGTCAGCATCAGCGCGAGGTCACTTGGCGATGTGAACGTGCAGGTAGTAATGGAAAGCCTCGGAGGCGGAGGTCACCTGACGAACGCGGCCACACAGCTAAATACGACCCTAGAAGAAGCAGAAGTAGAATTAAAACAAGCAATCACTGAATACTTAGAAGGAGGTTCCAAGGAATGA
- a CDS encoding YybS family protein: MKEAKHITEGAIMLGIFTLLMLMTLYVPLIGLITFLAMAAPIVIFTVRNGWKVGIWLLIPAAILSVLLGSPLALVLSIPASTVGLIMGHLISQKANRYAILGAATGVYLINYIIAYVVAIVLFNIDIMDMVNASVNESIEASVAIATALGQENAEKTMEAMKNMVKYTNYLLPALFVLTSITHAYFTQLITVFIVKRLKIEVSSFPPFRELQLPKSLLWYYLLVLLISFTQPEEGSTMFMAILNLTFILTLLLTVQGYSFVFFYCHKKGIHKALPITVLILSFLITPLVYIIRMIGIIDMGFPLRDKIQPKK; the protein is encoded by the coding sequence GTGAAGGAAGCAAAACATATAACCGAAGGAGCAATTATGCTCGGCATCTTTACTCTCTTAATGCTGATGACGCTTTATGTTCCTCTCATTGGACTCATCACCTTTTTGGCAATGGCTGCCCCTATTGTCATTTTCACTGTCAGAAACGGATGGAAAGTGGGAATTTGGCTCCTCATCCCTGCGGCAATTTTGAGTGTTCTCTTAGGCTCTCCGCTGGCATTAGTTTTAAGTATACCGGCAAGTACAGTGGGCTTAATAATGGGGCACCTAATCTCTCAAAAGGCAAATCGTTATGCTATTTTAGGAGCGGCCACCGGCGTCTACCTGATTAATTACATCATTGCTTATGTGGTGGCCATTGTACTATTTAATATTGATATCATGGACATGGTAAATGCATCTGTCAACGAATCGATAGAGGCATCTGTTGCCATAGCTACTGCGTTAGGACAAGAAAATGCCGAAAAAACGATGGAAGCAATGAAGAATATGGTAAAATATACAAATTACCTGCTACCAGCCTTGTTTGTCCTTACTTCCATTACGCATGCGTATTTCACGCAATTAATCACGGTTTTTATCGTCAAACGCTTGAAAATAGAGGTTAGCTCCTTTCCTCCGTTTCGGGAATTGCAGCTGCCAAAGAGCTTGCTATGGTACTATCTTTTGGTCCTACTTATTTCGTTTACACAGCCAGAGGAAGGCAGCACCATGTTTATGGCGATTCTAAACCTAACCTTTATTCTTACGCTTTTATTGACCGTTCAAGGCTACTCATTCGTGTTTTTTTATTGTCATAAAAAGGGTATTCATAAAGCATTACCGATAACGGTTTTAATATTATCCTTTCTAATCACTCCGCTGGTCTATATAATAAGAATGATAGGAATTATTGATATGGGTTTTCCGTTACGAGACAAAATACAACCAAAAAAGTAA
- the rpsR gene encoding 30S ribosomal protein S18, with translation MAGGRRGGRNKRRKVCYFTANGITHIDYKEIDVLKKFVSERGKILPRRVTGTSAKYQRKLTIAIKRARQMALLPYVSGE, from the coding sequence ATGGCAGGTGGACGCAGAGGTGGACGTAACAAGCGCCGTAAGGTTTGTTACTTCACAGCAAACGGAATCACGCACATCGACTACAAAGAAATCGATGTTCTTAAAAAGTTCGTTTCTGAGCGCGGTAAAATTTTACCACGTCGTGTAACAGGAACTAGCGCGAAATACCAACGTAAATTAACGATCGCGATCAAACGCGCTCGTCAAATGGCTTTACTACCATACGTATCTGGTGAGTAA
- the ssb gene encoding single-stranded DNA-binding protein codes for MLNRVVLVGRLTKDPELRYTPSGVAVATFTLAVNRTFSNQQGEREADFINCVVWRKQAENAANYLKKGSLAGVDGRLQTRNYEGQDGKRVYVTEVVAESVQFLEPKGSGGGNAPRPNQNQGYGSSSSFGYDQNQQRNNNNNQGYRVDDDPFKNDGQPIDISDDDLPF; via the coding sequence ATGTTAAATCGCGTAGTATTGGTCGGCCGTTTAACGAAAGACCCTGAATTGCGCTATACCCCAAGTGGAGTGGCGGTTGCTACTTTTACACTAGCAGTTAACCGTACGTTCTCTAATCAGCAGGGCGAACGCGAAGCTGATTTTATTAACTGTGTTGTTTGGAGAAAGCAAGCAGAAAACGCAGCAAACTACTTGAAAAAAGGAAGTTTAGCTGGTGTGGATGGCAGGCTGCAAACACGCAATTATGAAGGCCAAGATGGAAAACGTGTATACGTAACCGAAGTAGTGGCAGAAAGCGTTCAATTCCTTGAGCCTAAAGGTTCAGGTGGTGGAAATGCTCCTCGCCCTAATCAAAATCAAGGCTATGGTTCATCATCTTCGTTTGGGTACGATCAGAACCAACAGCGCAACAATAACAACAACCAAGGTTATCGTGTTGATGACGATCCATTTAAAAATGATGGCCAGCCAATAGATATATCTGATGACGATTTGCCGTTCTAA
- the rpsF gene encoding 30S ribosomal protein S6, with protein MSKYEIMYIIRPNIEEDAKKALVERFNTILTDNGADLSEAKEWGKRRLAYEINDFRDGYYMLVNVAAEAAAVQEFDRLAKISEDIIRHIVVKKEEN; from the coding sequence ATGAGCAAGTACGAAATTATGTATATCATCCGTCCAAACATTGAGGAAGACGCTAAAAAAGCTCTTGTAGAACGTTTCAACACGATCTTAACTGACAACGGTGCAGATCTTTCTGAAGCAAAAGAGTGGGGCAAACGCCGCTTAGCTTACGAAATCAATGATTTCCGTGACGGCTATTATATGCTTGTAAACGTAGCTGCTGAAGCTGCTGCTGTTCAAGAATTCGACCGTTTAGCTAAAATCAGCGAAGACATTATCCGTCATATCGTTGTGAAAAAAGAAGAAAACTAA